Proteins from a single region of Acinonyx jubatus isolate Ajub_Pintada_27869175 chromosome D3, VMU_Ajub_asm_v1.0, whole genome shotgun sequence:
- the ARL6IP4 gene encoding ADP-ribosylation factor-like protein 6-interacting protein 4 isoform X2 — MAHVSSRKRSRSRSRSRGRGSEKRRKKSSKDVPKNCSASRSQDHKASTISSGAEERSKHKARRRPRSSSSSSSSSSSSSSSSSSSSSSSSGGRKKRGKHKDKKRKKKKKKKRKKKPKKRGKEKTKVQQGEALPGPSLDQWHRSAEEEEDGPVLTDEQKSRVQAMKPMTKEEWDARQSVIRKVVDPETGRTRLIKGDGEVLEEIVTKERHREINKQATRGDGLAFQMRAGLLP; from the exons ATGGCTCACGTCAGCTCTCGCAAGCGCTCGAGGAGTCGAAGCCGGTCCCGGGGGCGAGGGTccgaaaagagaaggaagaagagcagTAAGGATGTCCCGAAGAACTGCTCGGCTTCTAGATCCCAAGACCACAAGGCCAGCACCATCTCCTCTGGGGCGGAGG AGAGAAGCAAGCACAAGGCCCGGAGGAGACCACgatccagctcctcctcctcttcttccagttcttctagctcttcttcctcttcgtcctcctcctcttcctccagtgGTGGCCGGAAGAAGCGGGGGAAGCACAAggacaagaagaggaagaagaagaagaagaagaaaaggaagaagaagccGAAGAAGAGAGGCAAGGAGAAGACAAAGGTACAGCAGGGGGAGGCTCTGCCGGGACCCTCGCTGGACCAGTGGCACCGATCAGCCGAGGAGGAAGAGGACGGCCCAG TCCTGACGGATGAACAGAAGTCCCGCGTCCAGGCCATGAAGCCCATGACCAAGGAGGAGTGGGATGCTCGGCAGAGTGTCATCCGCAAGGTGGTGGACCCGGAGACAGGACGCACCAG gctcaTTAAGGGAGATGGCGAGGTCTTAGAGGAAATCGTAACTAAGGAACGACACCGAGAGATCAACAAG CAAGCTACCCGCGGGGATGGCCTGGCTTTCCAGATGCGAGCAGGGCTGTTGCCCTGA
- the ARL6IP4 gene encoding ADP-ribosylation factor-like protein 6-interacting protein 4 isoform X1 has product MAHVSSRKRSRSRSRSRGRGSEKRRKKSSKDVPKNCSASRSQDHKASTISSGAEASPSPCITERSKHKARRRPRSSSSSSSSSSSSSSSSSSSSSSSSGGRKKRGKHKDKKRKKKKKKKRKKKPKKRGKEKTKVQQGEALPGPSLDQWHRSAEEEEDGPVLTDEQKSRVQAMKPMTKEEWDARQSVIRKVVDPETGRTRLIKGDGEVLEEIVTKERHREINKQATRGDGLAFQMRAGLLP; this is encoded by the exons ATGGCTCACGTCAGCTCTCGCAAGCGCTCGAGGAGTCGAAGCCGGTCCCGGGGGCGAGGGTccgaaaagagaaggaagaagagcagTAAGGATGTCCCGAAGAACTGCTCGGCTTCTAGATCCCAAGACCACAAGGCCAGCACCATCTCCTCTGGGGCGGAGG CCTCACCTTCTCCCTGCATCACAGAGAGAAGCAAGCACAAGGCCCGGAGGAGACCACgatccagctcctcctcctcttcttccagttcttctagctcttcttcctcttcgtcctcctcctcttcctccagtgGTGGCCGGAAGAAGCGGGGGAAGCACAAggacaagaagaggaagaagaagaagaagaagaaaaggaagaagaagccGAAGAAGAGAGGCAAGGAGAAGACAAAGGTACAGCAGGGGGAGGCTCTGCCGGGACCCTCGCTGGACCAGTGGCACCGATCAGCCGAGGAGGAAGAGGACGGCCCAG TCCTGACGGATGAACAGAAGTCCCGCGTCCAGGCCATGAAGCCCATGACCAAGGAGGAGTGGGATGCTCGGCAGAGTGTCATCCGCAAGGTGGTGGACCCGGAGACAGGACGCACCAG gctcaTTAAGGGAGATGGCGAGGTCTTAGAGGAAATCGTAACTAAGGAACGACACCGAGAGATCAACAAG CAAGCTACCCGCGGGGATGGCCTGGCTTTCCAGATGCGAGCAGGGCTGTTGCCCTGA
- the OGFOD2 gene encoding 2-oxoglutarate and iron-dependent oxygenase domain-containing protein 2 codes for MATGGVPRRFCRCACFCSENLYVARYRLHVRFRGEEQLRRDYGPILRSRGCVSPQDFQQLLAELEKEVERRQRLGQEAAARKALIASSYHPVRPHIYNTLQDEALAPEFLAAAEYSTSPGADLEGLLQRLETVSGEQRIYRLPVFTAPFCQALLEELEHFEHSDMPKGRPNTMNNYGVLLHELGLDEPLVTPLRERFLQPLMALLYPDCGGGWLDSHRAFVVKYAPGQDRELGCHYDNAELTLNVALGKAFTGGALYFGDLFQAPSALARPLEVEHVVGQGILHRGGQLHGARPLGTGERWNLVVWLRASAVRNRLCPMCCRKPELVDDDGFGDGFTREEPTMVDVCALT; via the exons ATGGCGACGGGTGGGGTCCCGAGGCGCTTCTGCCGCTGCGCCTGCTTCTGCTCGGAGAACTTGTACGTGGCGCGCTACCGGCTCCACGTGCGCTTCCGGGGCGAGGAGCAGCTTCGCCGGGACTACGGCCCG ATCCTGCGCAGCCGAGGATGTGTCAGCCCCCAAGACTTCCAGCAGCTATTAGCAGAG CTCGAGAAGGAGGTGGAACGGCGGCAGCGGCTGGGGCAGGAGGCGGCTGCCAGGAAAGCCCTCATCGCAAGCTCCTACCACCCGGTGCGGCCTCACATCTACAACACGCTGCAG GATGAGGCCCTGGCCCCTGAGTTTTTGGCCGCAGCTGAGTACAGCACATCGCCGGGTGCAGACCTTGAAGGCCTTCTCCAGCGGCTGGAGACAGTGTCTG GGGAGCAGCGTATCTACCGGCTGCCGGTCTTTACAGCGCCATTCTGCCAGGCCCTGCTGGAGGAGCTGGAGCACTTCGAGCACTCGGACATGCCCAAGGGAAGACCCAACACCATGAACAACTATGGG GTGTTGCTGCACGAGCTAGGCCTGGATGAGCCGCTGGTGACTCCGCTGCGGGAACGCTTCCTGCAGCCACTGATGGCCCTGCTGTACCCAGACTGCGGTGGGGGCTGGCTCGACAGCCACCGTGCCTTTGTGGTCAAATATGCACCGGGCCAGGACCGTGAGCTAGGCTGCCACTATGATAATGCCGAACTCACCCTCAACGTGGCCCTTGGCAAGGCCTTCACGGGGGGCGCCCTGTACTTCGGGGACCTCTTCCAG GCACCTTCAGCCCTGGCCAGGCCCCTGGAGGTGGAACACGTGGTGGGCCAGGGCATCCTGCACCGGGGTGGCCAGCTGCACGGGGCCCGGCCCCTAGGCACTGGCGAGCGCTGGAACCTTGTCGTCTGGCTCCGGGCCTCTGCTGTGCGCAACCGCCTGTGCCCCATGTGCTGCCGGAAACCTGAGCTGGTGGACGACGATGGCTTTGGCGACGGCTTCACTCGCGAGGAGCCCACCATGGTGGATGTGTGCGCACTGACCTGA